A section of the Phaseolus vulgaris cultivar G19833 chromosome 8, P. vulgaris v2.0, whole genome shotgun sequence genome encodes:
- the LOC137826664 gene encoding protein EXORDIUM-like 2, translated as MAILNPFCFLLFFLLLSTCCVPNLSKPASRAPNRMLALVQKQPLVLKYHKGTLLKGNITLHLFWYGTFTSTQRSILIDFVQSLSSTSSSHTPSSVSSWWRTTESYRGGPCTLVVGNQTLDAKYSLGKSLNTSNLLALASKVNSEAHVVHVIMTSADVAVEDFCMNQCGTHGWGKSKHGERVAYAWVGNPIAQCPGQCAWPFHQPVYGPQTPPLVAPNGDVGVDGMVINLATVLAGLVTNPFEDGYYQGPPSAPMEAVSACAGIFGKGAYPGYAGNVLVEKPTGASYNAVGVRGRKFLLPAMWDPLSSSCKTLV; from the coding sequence ATGGCTATTCTCAACCCATTTTGCTttctcctcttcttcctcctcctctcaACATGCTGCGTTCCAAACCTTTCCAAACCCGCTTCTCGTGCCCCCAACCGCATGTTAGCTTTGGTTCAGAAGCAGCCACTTGTGTTAAAGTACCACAAAGGTACCCTCCTCAAGGGTAACATCACCCTCCATTTATTCTGGTACGGCACATTCACCTCCACGCAACGCTCCATACTCATCGACTTCGTCCAATCATTAAGCTCCACCTCATCATCTCATACCCCTTCCTCCGTCTCTTCATGGTGGCGAACCACCGAGAGCTACAGGGGAGGTCCCTGCACCCTCGTCGTAGGGAACCAAACCCTTGACGCCAAGTACTCCCTCGGGAAGTCGCTAAACACAAGCAACCTCCTCGCGTTGGCGTCCAAGGTGAACTCCGAGGCTCACGTGGTGCACGTGATCATGACATCCGCTGACGTGGCGGTGGAGGACTTCTGCATGAACCAGTGCGGGACCCACGGGTGGGGGAAGAGTAAACACGGCGAGAGGGTGGCCTACGCTTGGGTGGGTAACCCAATCGCGCAGTGTCCGGGGCAGTGCGCGTGGCCCTTTCACCAACCCGTTTACGGGCCCCAAACGCCGCCGTTAGTGGCGCCCAACGGCGACGTAGGCGTCGATGGCATGGTGATAAATTTGGCCACGGTTCTTGCGGGGTTGGTAACGAACCCGTTCGAGGACGGGTACTACCAGGGGCCGCCGAGTGCGCCGATGGAGGCGGTGTCGGCGTGCGCCGGGATCTTTGGGAAAGGGGCGTATCCGGGTTACGCTGGGAACGTTCTGGTGGAGAAGCCGACGGGAGCGAGCTACAACGCCGTCGGGGTGCGCGGGCGGAAGTTTTTGCTGCCGGCGATGTGGGACCCGCTCAGCTCCAGCTGCAAGACGCTGGTGTGA